The Polypterus senegalus isolate Bchr_013 chromosome 1, ASM1683550v1, whole genome shotgun sequence genome includes a window with the following:
- the LOC120530897 gene encoding extracellular calcium-sensing receptor-like: KTWTIVLLHIYSSVTHPFPATSCLPQDLSDLPGFIADGDIVIGGLFPMHYRIDEPDQNLTYKPTTPRCHGFDTRSFRWAQTMRLAIKEVNANPILLPKVQLGYKIHDSCATHVAALRATLSIFNEPKESSSKMCSVHSSLKMIIGDSGSSQSAVVSRLLQPFKIPMISYFSTCSCFGNRQEFPTFFRLVPSDDHQVKAIAKLVKYFGWKWVAAVSEDDDYGRYAFQGLFEEFRKIGVCVAYYEIIPKVYNRKRILEIVDIIKKSTAKVVISFAGEGELYPLFLEYAYQNITGIQWIASEAWVTASLFSPGEFYPSLGGIIGFAIRRGEITGLKDFLLQVNPTLNPNNSLVKEFWSTMFGCSFYPLNVSDESGKMLPFCSGHESLEEKYSTYLDMSNTRVSYNVYKAVYAVAHSLHNLLSCEVGKGPFENSSCADITNISPWQLQQYIQNVSFTIMGEKISFDQSGDPIASYDIINWQKGLDGNMKFVTVGRYDTFNGAGKELWIHEDAIIWTNHQTKVPTSVCSESCHPGTRKGVRRGQPLCCFDCLPCTDGETSNQTDSVECTQCPSDYWSNAERTECLPKEIEFLAYDEIGASLTMIALFGACLTFGVLGIFLYYKNTPIVRVNNSELSFFILISLALCFLCSIAFIGEPADWSCMFRHTVFSVTFSLCISCILGKTVVVLMAFKATQPGSTIMKWFGPLQQRIMIFCCTFIQIVICAIWLISMPPFPVKNTKYNNSKIILECHVGSALAFWCVLGYIGVLACMCFVLAFLARKLPGNFNEAKYITFSMLIFCSVWLAFIPAYVSSPGKYTVAVEIFAILASSFGLLFCIFAPKCYIILLKPEKNTKKSILGKSNTNTYNAFN, from the exons aagacttggaccatcgtccttttgcatatatatagtagcgtcacacacccctttccagcgacctcatgtctcccc CAGGACCTCTCTGATCTGCCaggatttattgctgatggagACATTGTTATTGGTGGGCTGTTCCCCATGCATTACAGGATAGATGAACCAGATCAGAACTTAACATACAAACCAACAACTCCAAGATGTCATGG CTTTGACACCAGATCCTTTCGTTGGGCTCAGACAATGAGACTGGCAATAAAAGAAGTTAATGCAAATCCAATTTTACTTCCAAAGGTGCAGCTGGGCTACAAAATTCATGATTCTTGTGCTACACATGTGGCTGCATTAAGGGCCACCCTATCCATATTTAATGAACCAAAAGAATCTTCAAGTAAAATGTGTTCTGTACATTCatcattaaaaatgattattggaGATTCTGGATCATCGCAGTCAGCAGTGGTGTCAAGACTACTGCAGCCGTTCAAAATTCCAATG ataagttatttttcaacatgcTCTTGCTTTGGCAACAGACAAGAATTTCCAACGTTTTTTAGGTTGGTTCCCAGTGATGATCATCAAGTAAAAGCAATTGCGAAACTTGTTAAATACTTTGGCTGGAAATGGGTGGCAGCAGTTTCTGAAGATGATGATTATGGCAGATatgcatttcaaggtctttttgAAGAGTTTAGAAAAATTGGAGTATGCGTGGCATACTATGAAATTATTCCTAAAGTCTACAACAGAAAAAGGATTCTTGAAATTGTAGATATAATTAAGAAGTCCACTGCAAAAGTTGTCATATCATTTGCTGGAGAAGGTGAACTCTACCCTTTATTTTTGGAGTATGCATATCAAAATATCACTGGCATTCAATGGATTGCAAGTGAGGCTTGGGTGACAGCTTCCTTGTTTTCACCAGGGGAATTCTATCCATCACTTGGCGGTATAATAGGGTTTGCCATTCGCAGGGGAGAAATCACAGGCTTAAAGGACTTTCTCCTTCAAGTTAATCCAACACTCAACCCTAATAACTCTCTTGTCAAAGAGTTTTGGAGTACAATGTTTGGTTGCTCATTCTATCCATTAAATGTAAGTGATGAGTCTGGAAAAATGCTTCCCTTTTGTTCTGGTCATGAGTCCTTAGAAGAAAAATACTCTACTTACTTGGATATGTCCAACACTAGAGTTTCTTATAATGTTTATAAAGCAGTATATGCAGTTGCTCACTCATTACATAATCTGCTTAGCTGTGAAGTTGGCAAAGGACCCTTTGAAAATTCCTCTTGTGCAGATATCACCAACATCAGCCCATGGCAG ctgcaacagtatattcaaaatgtttctttcacCATCATGGGAGAAAAAATCAGTTTTGATCAAAGTGGTGACCCTATTGCATCTTATGATATCATAAACTGGCAAAAAGGTTTAGATGGAAATATGAAATTTGTCACAGTTGGACGATATGATACATTTAATGGTGCTGGAAAGGAGCTATGGATTCACGAAGATGCAATCATCTGGACAAACCATCAAACTAAG gtACCAACATCAGTATGTTCTGAAAGCTGCCACCCTGGTACAAGGAAAGGAGTTCGCAGAGGACAACCTCTGTGTTGTTTTGATTGCTTACCATGTACTGACGGGGAAACTAGTAATCAAACAG attcagtAGAATGTACTCAGTGTCCTTCAGATTACTGGTCTAATGCTGAAAGAACAGAATGCTTACCAAAAGAGATTGAATTTCTTGCTTATGATGAAATCGGGGCTTCATTAACTATGATCGCTTTATTTGGTGCTTGCCTTACATTTGGGGTCCTTGGCATATtcctttattataaaaatacccCCATTGTCCGGGTGAACAATTCTGAACTCagttttttcattcttatttcactggccctctgctttctgtgttccATTGCATTCATTGGCGAGCCTGCTGATTGGTCTTGCATGTTTAGGCACACAGTGTTTAGTGTTACCTTCTCATTATGTATATCCTGTATTCTTGGCAAAACAGTTGTTGTGTTAATGGCTTTCAAAGCCACACAACCTGGGAGCACCATCATGAAATGGTTTGGGCCTTTACAGCAAAGAATCATGATTTTCTGCTGCACCTTTATTCAGATTGTTATTTGTGCAATTTGGTTGATTTCTATGCCACCTTTCCCTGTCAAAAATACCAAATACAACAATTCTAAAATAATACTGGAATGTCATGTGGGTTCTGCTTTGGCCTTTTGGTGTGTCTTGGGCTACATTGGAGTTCTTGCTTGCATGTGTTTTGTTCTGGCTTTTCTGGCAAGAAAACTCCCTGGTAACTTCAATGAAGCCAAGTACATAACATTCAGCATGCTCATCTTTTGTTCTGTGTGGTTGGCATTTATTCCAGCATATGTCAGCTCACCTGGCAAATACACTGTTGCAGTGGAAATATTTGCCATTCTTGCTTCTAGTTTTGGATTGCTTTTCTGTATATTCGCtccaaaatgttatattattttactgAAACCTGAAAAAAATACCAAGAAGAGCATTCTTGGCAAAAGTAATACAAATACATACAACGCATTCAATTAA